GTATTGTTGGCGCACTCCTTGCTCACACGCAGGAAATGCTCGAAATCCTGCACGAAACCGGCTGTCACATCCTTTATGGCTATATCCCTGTCGCCTCCGTGGGTGAGGGCGATGAACTCCTCCAGATAGGTGACACAACGCTCCCAGCGGCTGAAAGTGGCGTAGCCGATGTCACCGCGCTCATATTCCTCCCTGCGCTTCACGTTTGTCTCACGGAACACTTCGCAGAGCATCTTAGGCTTTTCCACCATACCGAAATAATGGTTCTTCATTATCGGCGGATTGATGTAACGGCCCTCGTTGAGCAGGCGGTTGTGTATCTCATAGAAACGGGAGCGCACCATTTCAAGATACTTGTTAAGCTCCAAGTCGCGGCGGGAGCGTCCCGCGCTTCTCTGGGCGCGCTGGTCCCAGTTGGACGGATGTACCTTCCTGCCGATTGTAAACTCGGTCTTCTGACCTTCGGTTGTGATTCTCGCGTAGATGGGGTACTCCCCGTTGCCTTCCGAACGCGGCTTCCTCGGAAAGAAAGTCAGCGTAAAAAATGAATCCTTCATACTGTTGTGGGTTTAATGGCTATATAAATATAATCATTTTCTGCCGAATTCGCAACAGGCAAAGGACAGTATGAATGTATGTTGTGTGGCAGTAAGCGTCTGGCGCACCGCGTGAGTCAAAAAATATCCCTGCAACTCACGGAAAAGCACGGAGGAAACATCCTCAAATGTTAAATCCGTCCCGAAAAATACCCGTTGCACGCTCATTCCTTAAATGATGTTAATTTACGGGCTTTGTGCTTAGAAAAGTGGGGCCGGAGGGTGGAGCCATGAACCCTGAGCCTCCCGTATCAGGACTGCATATCGCAGTAAAATACTGAACATCAGACGACTCACTCACCGGTTACTGCAATCGTGAGTCATTTGCCTCACGATGCGTGTGACTCACGCAAAACTCACGCTCATGTGCCGAACTCCGCTGTATTATGCCGGATAGGGCAAAAAGAAAAACGCTGGAAATCAAGTGATTTTCAGCGTTTTGCGGTGGAAGTCCGTACTTCCTTGTGATCCGCGTGGTCTCTGTGACACAAACGTATATTATATGATTATCAATATCTTAGCTCTCTGAAAATCGCGGCACTCCCTCTTTGCGCACCCCGATATTTCAATGTTCTTCTTCGTTTACTTTGCAAAGATACAAATAATTCGCTGATTTTCGGCGATTAAGAGCGTTAAATAACCCTTATTTATTGCCCCGTTTTTCACTAATACTTGCTCCCTCGTATATTTGACGATGTATTTATAGACTTAATTTTGCTCCCTCTCGCCTCATTATAATGAACACTAATTGCGTTTTGATTTCTATTTTGGCGA
The sequence above is drawn from the Duncaniella freteri genome and encodes:
- a CDS encoding phage integrase SAM-like domain and Arm DNA-binding domain-containing protein encodes the protein MKDSFFTLTFFPRKPRSEGNGEYPIYARITTEGQKTEFTIGRKVHPSNWDQRAQRSAGRSRRDLELNKYLEMVRSRFYEIHNRLLNEGRYINPPIMKNHYFGMVEKPKMLCEVFRETNVKRREEYERGDIGYATFSRWERCVTYLEEFIALTHGGDRDIAIKDVTAGFVQDFEHFLRVSKECANNTAVRYLRYLKNVIQYAIANKWISDDPFLGKRFKRTKADRGFLTEPELKSIMALDLKAFPRLECVRDTFVFCCFTFVALTNV